In one Macaca nemestrina isolate mMacNem1 chromosome 2, mMacNem.hap1, whole genome shotgun sequence genomic region, the following are encoded:
- the LOC105488516 gene encoding serine palmitoyltransferase small subunit B isoform X1, producing the protein MLAWPPAAPARALGSLSSLMPTFRRSPVLLTPGLLRPLAEVCSPVDAGRGLSLGALTRLRLKPQSSHLLTSCLSARPSTTAKGRAPSVVSGIPAPARGRAPPYPLLPVAASARGFTAAAGGDSDASAASVALGAPASPALGKRPLPRGLSLEKCERAAENQILKCRSR; encoded by the coding sequence ATGCTTGCTTGGCCGCCCGCTGCCCCAGCCCGAGCCCTTGGCTCACTTAGCAGCCTGATGCCGACTTTCAGACGCAGTCCTGTTCTGCTTACACCAGGGCTTCTTCGCCCCCTTGCCGAAGTCTGCAGCCCGGTGGATGCTGGGCGCGGGCTTTCCCTGGGCGCTTTAACGCGGCTTAGGCTAAAGCCCCAGAGCTCCCACCTTCTCACCTCCTGTTTATCGGCCCGCCCCTCTACCACAGCCAAAGGACGTGCCCCTTCAGTAGTGTCGGGGATCCCAGCCCCAGCGCGGGGGAGGGCGCCTCCCTATCCCCTCCTCCCCGTCGCCGCCTCGGCTCGGGGTTTTACTGCAGCAGCCGGAGGTGACAGCGACGCCTCAGCCGCCTCTGTTGCTCTCGGAGCCCCTGCTTCACCTGCACTGGGAAAGCGCCCCCTCCCGAGAGGCTTGTCTCTGGAGAAGTGCGAACGAGCTgcagaaaaccaaattttaaaatgtagaagtCGTTGA